From Chryseobacterium salivictor, a single genomic window includes:
- the radA gene encoding DNA repair protein RadA: MAKVKTAYVCQNCGTQYPQWLGQCKNCEEWNTLVEEIVEKSVTKSFIDRSKQHIINIIEVETFEEPRITTPSEELNRVLGGGIVLGSVTLIGGEPGIGKSTLLLQLALKMKKKILYVSGEESASQIKMRADRLTELQNPNCFLFTETSVEKILHEAKKLKPDFLIVDSIQTLQSQLIESSPGTVSQIRECSNEIIKFSKETNTPTFLVGHITKDGQIAGPKVLEHMVDVVLNFDGDRNHLFRLLRASKNRFGSTAEIGIYEMVSQGLKEIKNPSEILITKKFEELSGNSVAVTLEGNRPMLIEIQALVSTAVYGTPQRSCTGFDSKRLNMLLAVLEKRAGFQLGAKDVFLNITGGIKTGDPALDLAVVASILSSNEDIAISEHFCFAGEIGLSGEIRPIPQIEQRISEAEKLGYEKIFVSNLNKIPKKKYGIIVEEVSKIEDFHERLF; encoded by the coding sequence ATGGCAAAAGTGAAAACGGCATACGTCTGTCAAAATTGTGGAACGCAGTATCCGCAGTGGCTCGGACAGTGCAAGAATTGTGAGGAGTGGAATACTTTGGTGGAAGAAATTGTGGAAAAATCAGTCACAAAAAGTTTTATCGACCGCTCGAAACAGCATATCATCAATATTATCGAGGTCGAAACTTTCGAAGAACCCCGGATTACAACGCCTTCTGAAGAACTGAACCGCGTTCTCGGTGGCGGAATTGTTTTAGGCTCCGTCACTTTAATCGGTGGCGAACCGGGAATCGGGAAATCTACGCTGTTGCTTCAACTCGCTTTGAAAATGAAGAAGAAGATTCTTTATGTTTCCGGTGAGGAAAGCGCGTCGCAGATAAAAATGCGTGCTGACCGACTGACAGAACTGCAAAATCCGAACTGTTTTCTTTTTACCGAAACTTCGGTAGAAAAGATTCTGCACGAAGCAAAAAAACTGAAGCCGGATTTTTTGATCGTCGATTCTATTCAAACCTTGCAAAGTCAACTCATCGAAAGTTCGCCCGGAACGGTTTCGCAGATTCGCGAGTGTTCGAACGAGATCATTAAATTTTCTAAAGAAACCAATACACCGACTTTTTTAGTCGGACATATTACAAAAGACGGTCAGATCGCCGGTCCGAAAGTTTTGGAGCACATGGTAGATGTGGTGCTGAATTTTGACGGCGACCGAAATCATTTATTCCGATTGTTGAGAGCGAGTAAAAACCGTTTTGGTTCCACCGCCGAAATCGGGATTTATGAAATGGTTTCGCAAGGTTTAAAGGAGATCAAAAATCCTTCTGAGATTTTGATTACCAAGAAATTCGAAGAACTTTCCGGGAATTCTGTCGCGGTAACTTTAGAAGGAAACCGGCCGATGCTGATAGAAATTCAGGCTTTGGTAAGTACCGCAGTTTATGGAACGCCGCAAAGAAGCTGCACCGGTTTTGACTCGAAAAGGCTCAATATGCTTTTGGCGGTTTTAGAAAAAAGAGCTGGTTTTCAGTTGGGCGCAAAAGATGTTTTCCTGAATATTACGGGCGGAATAAAAACGGGAGATCCGGCTTTGGATTTGGCGGTGGTCGCTTCGATTCTTTCTTCGAATGAAGATATTGCAATATCGGAACATTTCTGTTTTGCCGGAGAAATCGGGTTGAGCGGAGAAATCCGTCCGATTCCGCAGATTGAACAAAGGATTTCGGAAGCGGAGAAATTGGGTTATGAGAAAATATTTGTTTCTAATTTAAATAAAATTCCGAAAAAGAAATATGGGATTATTGTGGAAGAAGTGAGTAAGATTGAGGATTTTCATGAACGGCTGTTTTAG
- a CDS encoding type II toxin-antitoxin system PemK/MazF family toxin — protein sequence MIFNQFEIWIADLNPQIGTETGKTRPVLVVQTNLLNEIEHTSTIICPITTKIKNAELIRVFLDSKTGGVFEDCEIMIDQIRALDNTRFIKKIGMVSPQIIQEVKTGLKIVLDLD from the coding sequence ATGATTTTTAATCAGTTTGAAATTTGGATTGCAGATTTGAATCCACAAATCGGTACTGAAACAGGGAAGACAAGACCTGTTTTAGTGGTACAAACTAATTTGCTTAATGAAATAGAGCATACTTCTACCATTATTTGTCCGATCACGACCAAAATTAAAAATGCTGAATTGATCCGTGTTTTTTTGGATTCGAAAACAGGCGGTGTTTTTGAGGACTGCGAAATTATGATTGATCAAATCAGAGCATTAGACAATACGCGGTTTATAAAAAAAATTGGAATGGTTTCTCCTCAAATTATTCAGGAAGTAAAAACCGGACTGAAAATAGTACTGGATTTAGATTGA
- a CDS encoding acyl carrier protein phosphodiesterase, with protein MNYLAHSYLAFTDEQIVGQFLEDVIPNRDRFSFPEKIQQGITLHREIDTFTDAHPEISEAKKIFSPLVRLYAGAFVDVSMDYFLANSLADEVLKNHAERVYRVLRKYQEMLPEKLIRMVDGMEKDNWLYNYKEDWGIKYSMQNVLNKAKYLEKDLPVFELFLANKPQLQKHFDRFFPDLFEYAQKVNSEF; from the coding sequence ATGAATTACCTCGCCCATTCCTATCTCGCCTTTACCGATGAACAGATCGTTGGTCAGTTTTTGGAAGATGTTATTCCGAACAGAGACCGCTTTTCTTTCCCCGAAAAAATCCAGCAGGGAATTACGTTGCACCGGGAAATCGATACTTTTACCGATGCTCATCCGGAAATCAGTGAGGCGAAGAAAATATTCAGTCCGCTTGTAAGATTGTATGCCGGTGCTTTTGTGGATGTGTCGATGGATTATTTTCTGGCAAATTCGTTAGCCGATGAGGTTTTGAAAAATCACGCCGAACGGGTTTATCGGGTTTTACGGAAATATCAGGAAATGCTTCCGGAAAAATTAATAAGGATGGTCGATGGTATGGAAAAAGACAATTGGCTTTATAATTACAAGGAAGATTGGGGAATCAAATATTCGATGCAGAATGTATTGAATAAAGCCAAATATCTGGAGAAAGATTTACCTGTTTTTGAATTGTTTCTGGCGAACAAACCGCAACTGCAAAAACATTTTGATCGGTTTTTCCCCGACCTTTTCGAGTATGCTCAAAAAGTAAATTCTGAGTTTTAA
- a CDS encoding DUF6702 family protein — translation MIFKRFLLFCATAFLVLSLSSWSTRIHPYHVGSVEFNYNPTSKTFEITGKFFLDDLENGLKEKYGKSVHFDDAKYKQQINELLKKYCEEYLKVKTDNKFLKINYIGFEENSESVNIYLESETLNPPKKVEVAVSLLYNFFDDQMNIIHIIVNGKRESDKLNYPNRYLYKIF, via the coding sequence ATGATATTTAAAAGATTCCTTTTATTTTGTGCAACTGCCTTTCTAGTGCTGAGTTTAAGCTCCTGGTCAACAAGAATTCATCCTTATCACGTTGGTTCCGTTGAATTTAATTACAATCCAACATCCAAAACTTTTGAAATTACGGGGAAATTTTTTCTGGATGATCTGGAAAATGGACTGAAAGAAAAATACGGAAAATCAGTTCATTTTGATGATGCCAAATACAAACAGCAGATTAATGAATTACTAAAGAAATATTGCGAAGAATACCTGAAAGTAAAAACAGACAATAAATTCTTGAAAATCAACTATATCGGTTTTGAGGAAAACAGTGAATCAGTCAATATTTACTTAGAATCTGAAACGCTTAATCCACCCAAAAAGGTAGAAGTTGCAGTGAGTTTGCTCTATAATTTTTTTGATGACCAGATGAATATCATTCATATCATCGTGAACGGAAAAAGGGAAAGCGACAAACTGAATTATCCGAACCGGTATTTGTATAAAATCTTTTAA
- a CDS encoding S8/S53 family peptidase — protein sequence MKKKLFSSLWNNRLIKRHWHMDKGQKALILIFLLFFGSVFGQFQKMDYKFEKLIEESRNTAQTAQKLSSVAKGLQLDQHLVVTGKGAQTMYSCIVYTEHAEKLKANGILVQSTLPKFVTALVTIDDLEKMAQMKDVISIIAPQFDELHNDTSRIQSGANLLQQGVLNNTNYNGEGVLVGIYDTGIDWKHPDFRDPNDPTKSRIISIWDQTLTKTGAEVSPAGFAKGVEYTKAQIEDELDGTPANFVRQKDINGHGTHVSATAAGNGAAFADKRHRGFAPNAGIVFVKGGDGSFPQANTIDAITYFQNVATALNKPIVFNMSIGGQGSAHDGTSPHEIAIDEFTTSGPGRVAVISAGNDYGTNIHRKVNIDPSSTGAFIITAGSSTSLSSVFSFYMYGSNDNDVTAKLTTPDGGVYLSPSGATTSHSIQGGKFTALVYNWVSSANYKRYVQVVITRNTGTTDNSQGLYTMELTNNGSTPMMVHGYKVTEGAASTLTDADNEYIVGSPGNSTKAITVASYIARLTSYKSNGTPGGYTLTNNLAENISSFSAQGPRADGFQKPDITASGQYVISAMSSDAMLAATSSDNIDGTYYKKNQGTSMSAPGVAGAVALLLQANPNITAAEVKAKLTANARQDAMTGTIPNPRWGFGKLDIYKTVADEIGCQTSETETIAYDEQFYISTQDSNTTSTNYVFAVKYTPTITGKLGSVLFYTGSGASGDIPVTVAIRTVVDGKPGQVLASRTFNSLLNDFQRSAWNSVDFSQFGLSVTTGKDFYVTIDASGGAMSLRRENINLDNRSMFSTDAGTTWTLSTSDYRIRAMAYEDKPQIKALATQNETVSFLAAEGKNYATTNCNLLGMVEKTAINTITGNVTAKVWLTNPESTYVARRYEITPETNPTTATGRVTLYFTQSEFDAYNAINTVKLPTSPTDEAGKANVLIDKFSGTSSDNSGTATSYTNGFVTLTPGIENVKWNPTYKYWEVTIDTTGFSGFFVRTSSSLLAATNAKQDQVVIYPNPVKDVLNIDLKSNHGNVKIFDLSGKVVKTATVNNSGSVDVSKLSKGMYIVEITTDGKAKVTKKIIKE from the coding sequence ATGAAGAAAAAACTATTCTCTTCCCTATGGAATAACCGTCTGATTAAGCGCCATTGGCATATGGACAAAGGGCAAAAAGCTTTAATCTTGATCTTTTTGTTATTTTTCGGTTCTGTTTTCGGGCAGTTCCAAAAAATGGACTATAAATTTGAAAAACTGATCGAAGAAAGTAGAAACACTGCTCAAACTGCACAGAAGTTAAGCAGTGTGGCAAAAGGCTTACAACTGGATCAACATCTCGTAGTAACTGGAAAAGGAGCACAGACCATGTATTCTTGTATTGTTTACACAGAGCATGCTGAAAAATTAAAAGCAAACGGAATCTTGGTACAAAGTACGCTGCCAAAGTTTGTAACCGCTTTGGTAACGATTGATGATTTAGAAAAAATGGCTCAAATGAAGGATGTTATTTCCATCATTGCACCACAATTTGATGAATTGCATAATGATACCAGCCGTATTCAATCGGGAGCAAATCTACTTCAACAAGGAGTATTAAATAACACGAATTACAACGGTGAAGGAGTTTTAGTTGGGATTTATGATACGGGAATAGACTGGAAACACCCTGATTTTAGAGATCCGAACGACCCTACTAAAAGTAGAATTATAAGCATTTGGGATCAGACCCTAACTAAAACTGGCGCAGAGGTCAGTCCTGCAGGTTTTGCAAAAGGAGTCGAATATACCAAAGCACAAATCGAAGATGAATTAGATGGCACCCCTGCAAATTTTGTAAGACAAAAAGACATCAATGGTCATGGAACACATGTTTCAGCAACGGCTGCTGGAAACGGGGCTGCTTTTGCGGATAAAAGACACAGAGGATTTGCTCCTAACGCAGGAATCGTTTTTGTAAAAGGTGGGGACGGGTCATTCCCTCAAGCAAATACAATTGATGCAATTACTTACTTTCAAAATGTTGCGACCGCTCTCAACAAGCCCATCGTTTTCAACATGAGTATTGGTGGTCAGGGAAGCGCTCATGATGGAACTTCTCCACATGAAATTGCAATTGATGAATTTACTACGTCAGGTCCTGGCCGTGTTGCTGTAATTTCTGCCGGAAATGATTATGGAACAAATATTCATAGAAAAGTTAATATTGACCCTAGTTCTACGGGAGCTTTCATCATTACTGCAGGAAGTAGCACTTCACTTTCATCTGTATTTTCTTTTTATATGTATGGAAGCAATGACAATGATGTGACAGCAAAATTAACTACACCAGATGGTGGTGTTTATCTTTCTCCATCTGGAGCCACGACTTCGCATTCTATTCAAGGTGGAAAATTCACGGCTCTTGTCTACAACTGGGTTTCATCTGCAAATTATAAAAGATATGTGCAGGTTGTAATTACAAGAAACACAGGAACTACAGATAACAGTCAAGGTCTTTATACCATGGAACTTACCAACAACGGTTCTACCCCGATGATGGTTCACGGGTATAAGGTTACGGAAGGTGCCGCTTCAACCTTAACAGATGCGGACAACGAATATATTGTGGGTTCACCCGGTAATTCAACAAAAGCAATTACGGTTGCTTCTTATATTGCAAGGCTAACCTCTTATAAATCAAACGGTACTCCTGGAGGATATACTCTTACAAATAATTTGGCAGAAAACATTTCCTCATTTAGTGCACAAGGACCGAGAGCAGACGGTTTCCAAAAGCCTGACATTACAGCTTCCGGACAGTATGTAATTTCTGCAATGTCTTCAGACGCTATGTTAGCAGCAACTTCTTCTGATAATATTGATGGAACTTATTACAAAAAAAACCAAGGAACAAGCATGTCTGCACCAGGTGTTGCGGGGGCGGTAGCATTGCTGCTACAAGCCAATCCTAATATAACTGCTGCAGAAGTAAAAGCAAAACTTACGGCAAATGCACGACAAGATGCTATGACAGGAACTATTCCTAATCCGAGATGGGGATTCGGTAAATTAGATATTTATAAAACTGTGGCAGACGAAATCGGGTGTCAAACTTCTGAGACAGAAACAATTGCTTACGATGAGCAGTTCTACATCAGTACTCAAGATAGCAATACCACTTCTACCAATTATGTATTTGCGGTAAAATACACTCCTACAATTACAGGAAAATTAGGATCTGTACTATTTTACACGGGTTCCGGAGCATCAGGTGATATTCCGGTTACGGTTGCAATAAGAACGGTAGTAGATGGCAAGCCAGGACAGGTTTTGGCTTCCAGGACTTTCAATTCTCTTCTAAACGATTTCCAAAGAAGCGCCTGGAACTCTGTAGACTTTAGTCAGTTTGGACTTTCAGTTACAACAGGAAAGGATTTTTATGTTACCATTGATGCTTCAGGTGGAGCAATGTCATTAAGAAGAGAAAACATCAACTTAGACAATAGAAGTATGTTCTCTACTGATGCCGGAACAACTTGGACTTTGTCAACATCTGATTACAGAATTAGAGCGATGGCTTATGAAGATAAACCTCAAATTAAAGCATTAGCCACGCAAAATGAAACAGTTTCTTTCTTGGCGGCAGAAGGTAAAAACTACGCAACTACAAATTGTAATTTGCTCGGGATGGTAGAAAAAACGGCTATCAATACGATCACCGGAAATGTTACGGCAAAAGTTTGGTTGACCAACCCGGAATCAACCTATGTTGCAAGAAGATACGAAATTACGCCAGAAACCAACCCAACCACTGCTACCGGAAGGGTTACCTTGTACTTTACACAATCCGAATTTGATGCTTACAATGCAATAAATACTGTAAAACTTCCTACTTCACCGACCGATGAAGCAGGAAAAGCAAATGTCTTAATCGATAAATTCTCTGGAACAAGTTCTGATAATTCAGGAACAGCTACATCTTACACCAACGGGTTTGTAACTTTAACTCCAGGCATTGAAAACGTGAAATGGAATCCTACTTACAAATATTGGGAAGTAACAATTGACACAACAGGATTCAGTGGATTCTTTGTGAGAACAAGTTCTTCTTTATTAGCAGCGACAAATGCAAAACAGGATCAAGTGGTGATTTATCCAAATCCGGTTAAAGACGTACTGAATATTGACCTTAAATCAAACCACGGAAACGTGAAAATTTTCGACTTATCAGGAAAAGTTGTTAAAACAGCTACCGTAAATAATTCTGGTTCAGTTGATGTTTCTAAACTTTCAAAAGGAATGTATATTGTAGAAATTACAACCGACGGAAAAGCTAAAGTGACGAAGAAAATTATTAAAGAATAA
- a CDS encoding HupE/UreJ family protein, with protein sequence MTDFLFYLNLGWEHIISLDALDHQLFVLVLVAVYALKDWKKILWIVTAFTVGHSITLALSILDVVRVSGKWVEFLIPLTIVITALDNILMRNRQNNLMKMNYYLALFFGLIHGMGFANTARMMMANEQHIFLPLLGFNIGLELGQIVVVVVILIVQFLLLNLFKVNKKDWILFVSSAVFALSLKMALERIPF encoded by the coding sequence ATGACAGACTTCTTGTTTTATTTAAACCTTGGTTGGGAACATATTATTTCGTTGGATGCCCTTGATCATCAGCTTTTTGTTCTGGTTTTAGTGGCGGTTTATGCTTTAAAGGACTGGAAAAAGATCTTGTGGATTGTGACCGCTTTTACGGTTGGTCATTCCATTACTTTGGCGTTAAGTATTTTAGATGTTGTCCGGGTGTCGGGGAAATGGGTTGAGTTTTTAATTCCGCTCACCATTGTGATTACTGCGCTGGACAATATTTTAATGAGGAACAGACAAAATAATTTAATGAAAATGAATTATTATCTCGCTCTGTTTTTTGGATTGATTCACGGGATGGGATTTGCGAATACTGCAAGAATGATGATGGCAAATGAACAGCATATTTTTCTGCCGCTTTTGGGTTTCAATATTGGTCTGGAATTGGGGCAAATAGTTGTCGTTGTGGTAATTTTAATCGTTCAGTTTCTGTTGCTTAACCTTTTTAAAGTCAACAAAAAAGACTGGATTCTGTTTGTTTCCTCGGCTGTTTTTGCACTTTCTTTAAAAATGGCTTTGGAAAGAATTCCGTTTTAA
- a CDS encoding M1 family metallopeptidase, with product MNLKYLIFSLFIPLGISAQDIQNNPKSNHGNKFEQLGTVLPTPNVYRTASGAPGQGYWQNRADYDITAFLDEDKRNLKASETITYFNNSPDDLEYLWLQLDENEQSSVKNAGYQSESTLPKVVTSDGLKATDLPEKDNGYGVNLEKVTDASGRPLKYIVNKTMMRIDLPTVLKKGEKITFKIDWNYNIPDRIKMGGRGGYEFFPEDGNDLYTITQWFPRMCVYSDFKGWQNNQFTGRGEFALVFGNYKVAMNVPADHIVAATGTGKNYEQVLTSAQLARWKQAQNANEPLEIVTLDEAKKAEKSKSKERKIWKFEAENVRDFAWTSSRKFIWDGMKVTIPENNNEVMAMSLYPKEAYGLYRKFSTRAVAHTIKTYSEFSIPYPYPVAQSIEAANGMEYPMICFNYGRTEKDGTYSEGIKNGMIGVIIHEVGHNFFPMIINSDERQWSWMDEGLNTFLEYLTEQKWDNKFPSRRGPAYEIVDYMKLPKDQLEPIMTNSENIVQFGPNAYSKPATGLNILRETIMGRELFDKAFKTYSKRWAFKHPEPADFFRTMNDASAENLDWFWRGWFYGIDPVDISIDKVTVASPDLDSAPKTREVTYTVEKPLQSDFEDISKIRNREDKTITFYTDTDKGSQDFYWRYNRGQEKVDMKKEYKMKMDHFENVPQKEKSKLEKVYAYQIDFSNKGGLVMPIILEFTFEDGSKLNDKSSAQIWRKNEQKVSKTYYFDKKLKSIQLDPMRETADIDTSNNFWGEVPEPTSKFQVFKQKQEGAVRGAANGKINPMQAAGKKN from the coding sequence ATGAATTTAAAATATCTCATTTTCTCCCTTTTTATTCCTTTGGGAATTTCCGCACAGGATATTCAAAACAATCCTAAAAGCAATCACGGGAATAAGTTTGAACAGCTGGGTACTGTTTTACCAACTCCGAATGTGTACAGAACCGCTTCGGGAGCTCCGGGGCAAGGCTATTGGCAAAACCGAGCCGATTATGACATTACCGCATTTCTGGATGAAGACAAAAGAAATTTGAAAGCTTCAGAAACCATTACTTATTTTAATAATTCCCCCGATGATTTAGAGTATCTCTGGCTTCAGCTGGACGAAAATGAGCAGTCATCCGTGAAAAATGCGGGCTACCAATCAGAATCTACATTGCCGAAAGTGGTAACGTCTGACGGACTAAAAGCTACTGATTTACCGGAAAAAGATAATGGTTACGGCGTAAATTTAGAAAAAGTTACCGATGCTTCAGGAAGACCTTTGAAATATATCGTCAATAAAACCATGATGCGCATCGATCTTCCGACAGTTTTGAAGAAAGGTGAGAAGATCACTTTTAAAATTGACTGGAATTATAATATACCAGACCGGATTAAAATGGGCGGTCGCGGCGGCTATGAATTTTTCCCGGAAGATGGGAATGATCTATATACCATCACCCAGTGGTTTCCGAGAATGTGTGTTTACAGCGATTTCAAAGGTTGGCAGAATAATCAGTTTACCGGGCGGGGCGAATTTGCTTTGGTTTTCGGTAATTATAAAGTTGCCATGAATGTTCCTGCAGATCATATTGTGGCTGCAACAGGAACGGGTAAAAATTATGAGCAGGTTTTAACTTCGGCACAACTTGCAAGATGGAAACAGGCTCAAAACGCAAATGAACCTTTGGAAATTGTAACTTTAGACGAAGCGAAAAAAGCGGAAAAAAGCAAATCCAAAGAAAGAAAAATCTGGAAATTTGAGGCCGAAAATGTCCGTGATTTTGCCTGGACTTCTTCGCGAAAATTTATTTGGGACGGAATGAAAGTTACGATTCCTGAAAATAACAATGAGGTCATGGCGATGAGTTTATATCCGAAAGAAGCGTATGGTCTTTACCGGAAATTTTCAACCCGCGCGGTTGCTCATACCATCAAAACTTATTCTGAATTCAGTATTCCTTACCCTTATCCCGTTGCGCAGTCCATCGAGGCGGCAAACGGAATGGAATATCCGATGATCTGTTTTAATTACGGAAGAACTGAAAAAGACGGAACTTACTCTGAAGGCATTAAGAACGGAATGATCGGCGTGATTATTCATGAAGTCGGCCATAACTTTTTCCCGATGATCATTAATTCCGACGAAAGACAGTGGTCCTGGATGGATGAAGGTTTAAATACTTTTTTAGAATATCTGACGGAGCAGAAATGGGATAACAAATTCCCTTCCCGACGTGGTCCTGCGTATGAGATTGTCGATTATATGAAGTTGCCCAAAGATCAGTTGGAGCCTATCATGACCAATTCCGAAAATATTGTGCAGTTTGGACCAAATGCGTATTCAAAACCTGCGACCGGACTGAATATTCTCCGTGAAACCATTATGGGCAGAGAACTTTTTGATAAAGCTTTTAAAACCTATTCCAAAAGATGGGCTTTCAAACATCCTGAACCGGCAGATTTTTTCCGTACGATGAATGATGCAAGTGCTGAAAATCTCGATTGGTTTTGGCGCGGTTGGTTTTATGGCATCGATCCTGTCGATATTTCTATTGATAAGGTTACGGTTGCTTCGCCGGATTTAGATTCTGCCCCGAAAACCAGAGAAGTTACTTATACGGTTGAAAAACCGTTGCAAAGTGATTTTGAAGATATTTCGAAAATCAGAAACAGAGAAGATAAAACCATCACTTTCTATACCGATACTGATAAAGGATCCCAGGATTTCTACTGGCGTTACAATCGTGGTCAGGAAAAAGTAGATATGAAAAAAGAATATAAAATGAAGATGGATCATTTTGAGAATGTACCTCAAAAAGAGAAATCGAAATTAGAAAAAGTCTATGCTTATCAAATTGATTTCAGCAACAAAGGAGGTTTGGTAATGCCGATTATTCTGGAATTTACTTTTGAAGACGGAAGTAAATTAAACGATAAATCTTCTGCACAGATCTGGAGAAAGAACGAACAGAAAGTTTCTAAAACGTATTATTTCGACAAGAAATTAAAATCGATCCAACTCGACCCGATGCGTGAAACCGCAGACATCGATACCTCAAACAATTTCTGGGGAGAAGTGCCGGAACCGACATCGAAGTTTCAGGTTTTCAAACAAAAACAGGAAGGTGCCGTACGCGGAGCTGCTAATGGAAAGATCAATCCTATGCAGGCGGCAGGAAAGAAAAATTAA
- a CDS encoding co-chaperone GroES translates to MSVKFRPLADRVLVEPIKAETKTASGIIIPDTAKEKPQEGTVVAVGPGKKDEPTTVQVGDKVLYGKYSGSELKLDGKDYLIVKESDLLGILG, encoded by the coding sequence ATGTCAGTAAAATTCAGACCATTAGCAGATCGCGTTTTAGTTGAACCGATTAAAGCTGAAACGAAAACCGCTTCAGGAATTATTATCCCAGACACCGCAAAAGAAAAACCTCAGGAAGGAACTGTAGTTGCAGTAGGACCAGGAAAAAAAGATGAACCGACTACGGTTCAGGTAGGCGACAAAGTGCTTTACGGAAAATATTCAGGCTCCGAGTTAAAGTTAGATGGCAAAGATTATCTTATCGTAAAAGAAAGTGATTTATTGGGGATTTTAGGATAA